Proteins co-encoded in one Methylomonas albis genomic window:
- a CDS encoding STAS domain-containing protein: MQTLTIEDELTIFTASDQKPNLLSFLGSGDELEINLSGVMEMDTAGLQLLILVKREAAQTGKRLRFVMHSKVVLDILELANLTAAFGDQVVISHNGD, from the coding sequence ATGCAAACGCTAACTATAGAAGACGAGTTAACTATCTTTACCGCATCGGATCAGAAGCCTAATTTGCTTAGTTTTTTAGGTTCCGGTGACGAGCTAGAAATTAATCTGTCCGGCGTCATGGAAATGGATACCGCCGGTTTGCAGTTATTGATTTTGGTGAAGCGAGAAGCAGCCCAAACCGGTAAGCGCTTGCGATTTGTCATGCATAGCAAGGTGGTGTTGGACATTCTGGAACTCGCTAATCTGACTGCTGCATTTGGCGATCAGGTGGTCATCTCGCATAACGGGGATTAA
- a CDS encoding response regulator: protein MAKTILVVDDSASVRQVVSIALKSAGYDVIEGVDGKDALSKLTGQKVHLVISDVNMPNMDGITFVKELKQLAAYKFTPVIMLTTESQEGKKQEGQAAGAKAWVVKPFQPAQMLAAVSKLILP, encoded by the coding sequence ATGGCAAAAACGATATTAGTTGTCGATGACTCCGCTTCAGTTCGTCAAGTGGTCAGCATTGCTTTAAAAAGCGCTGGATACGATGTAATTGAAGGCGTGGATGGGAAAGATGCCTTGAGCAAATTGACCGGGCAAAAGGTTCACTTGGTTATTTCCGACGTCAATATGCCTAATATGGATGGCATCACCTTTGTTAAGGAACTCAAACAATTGGCGGCGTACAAATTCACTCCGGTGATTATGTTAACCACAGAGTCCCAGGAAGGTAAGAAACAGGAAGGGCAGGCGGCCGGTGCCAAGGCCTGGGTGGTAAAGCCATTCCAGCCCGCGCAAATGTTGGCGGCGGTTTCCAAGTTGATTCTCCCTTAA
- a CDS encoding methyl-accepting chemotaxis protein, with the protein MVIYQVLILLLLASLFSGWLGSSLIKRRLLAEQANKPVPPPSLPIAELEKYLAGIDKFANDIAPVWASHVETSRQQMEQAIGELTGRFAGITTSLDSVLSVSTGSGIGGNEDVFSSSNANLQKVVGSLDAALQENLQVLTKIRSLAGFIEELKNMAREVARIAEQTNLIALNAAIEAARAGEAGRGFAVVADEVRKLSNLSGETGKLIGSKVEQVSAAIQTTLVAVEKSTENETAAVAASHGNIQTVMNALHGVFDQLRKHSDDMDSQARVIKREIDESLVQFQFQDRIGQVLMHVRDSIGDLPRHVMKSHADGAKSLKPLATDEILHDLRSTYTMESEHRSHGGQGHHQEQTSTEITFF; encoded by the coding sequence GTGGTGATTTATCAAGTTTTGATTCTGTTATTGCTGGCATCTCTGTTCAGTGGCTGGCTGGGTTCCTCGCTGATTAAACGGCGTTTGCTTGCTGAACAAGCAAATAAACCAGTGCCTCCGCCATCCTTGCCGATAGCCGAGCTGGAAAAATATCTTGCCGGTATCGACAAGTTCGCCAATGACATAGCGCCGGTGTGGGCATCGCACGTCGAAACGTCTCGACAACAAATGGAGCAGGCTATCGGTGAATTAACCGGGCGGTTTGCCGGTATCACCACCAGCCTCGATAGTGTGCTCAGTGTTTCGACTGGTTCGGGAATCGGCGGTAACGAAGACGTTTTTTCAAGTAGCAACGCCAACCTGCAAAAAGTTGTCGGTTCGCTGGATGCGGCGTTGCAAGAAAATCTGCAGGTGTTGACCAAAATTCGCTCGTTGGCAGGATTTATCGAAGAGCTGAAAAATATGGCCAGAGAAGTGGCGCGGATCGCCGAGCAAACCAATTTGATTGCCTTAAATGCCGCGATTGAGGCCGCTAGAGCCGGAGAAGCGGGCCGAGGATTTGCGGTGGTGGCCGACGAAGTTAGGAAACTATCCAATTTGTCCGGGGAAACCGGTAAATTAATCGGCTCCAAAGTCGAACAAGTCAGTGCGGCGATTCAAACTACGCTTGTCGCGGTGGAAAAAAGCACTGAAAACGAAACAGCCGCCGTTGCCGCTTCGCATGGCAATATTCAAACGGTGATGAATGCATTGCATGGCGTATTCGATCAACTCCGCAAACATTCAGATGATATGGATAGTCAAGCGAGGGTGATTAAGCGCGAAATTGATGAATCCTTGGTGCAATTTCAATTTCAAGATCGGATTGGCCAAGTTTTAATGCATGTGCGCGACAGCATCGGCGATTTGCCCCGGCATGTCATGAAGAGTCACGCCGACGGCGCTAAGAGTTTGAAGCCTCTGGCAACCGATGAAATTCTGCACGACCTGAGAAGCACTTACACGATGGAGTCCGAGCATCGCTCCCATGGCGGTCAAGGACACCATCAAGAACAAACATCTACCGAAATCACTTTTTTCTAG
- a CDS encoding ASCH domain-containing protein — MNNYPEKACDIDRLVRHPKLVAATLAGEKTQQRRDGIYAYPGETFLLEEVVFEVTSVVRQRLGDMSDADARAEGYPSLAMYKDLILKMHSGMEWNEDGLVWVHSFSRQQLE; from the coding sequence ATGAACAATTACCCTGAAAAAGCCTGTGATATAGACCGATTGGTTCGCCACCCGAAACTGGTAGCCGCAACGCTGGCCGGCGAAAAAACCCAGCAACGCCGCGACGGCATATATGCGTACCCCGGCGAAACCTTTTTGTTGGAAGAGGTAGTGTTCGAAGTGACTAGCGTAGTGCGCCAAAGATTAGGCGACATGAGCGACGCGGATGCTAGAGCCGAGGGCTATCCGAGTCTGGCGATGTATAAGGATTTAATTCTGAAAATGCACAGTGGCATGGAGTGGAACGAGGACGGACTGGTCTGGGTACACAGCTTCAGCCGTCAACAGCTGGAATAA
- a CDS encoding HvfC family RiPP maturation protein: MAADFQATQGQFAAYIRDPQNNPPPADVEPRRMAMYRELFFNNIDSFIASNFPVLRAILNDAQWLEITQDFFAKHSCETPYFSEIAEEFLAYLQNERNNPDDYAFLLELAHYEWVEMALSIAKYTPTLGDGDFLEKLLPRSLALSPLAWPLLYRYPVQAIGPEFLPLEPPEQPTCLIVYRDALDNVHFLKTTGLTIRLLQILQDKGPMTGERCLQTVATEFPQLDSQALMTSGPPILRELAEKGILIPAVDG; the protein is encoded by the coding sequence ATGGCTGCCGATTTTCAGGCTACCCAAGGCCAATTTGCCGCCTATATTCGCGATCCGCAAAATAACCCGCCACCGGCAGATGTCGAGCCGCGGCGTATGGCTATGTATCGGGAGTTGTTTTTCAATAATATCGACAGTTTTATTGCCAGTAATTTTCCGGTGTTGCGAGCCATCCTCAACGATGCGCAATGGCTGGAAATAACCCAGGATTTTTTCGCCAAGCATAGCTGTGAAACGCCGTATTTCTCGGAAATTGCCGAAGAGTTTTTAGCCTATCTGCAAAACGAACGTAACAATCCGGACGATTATGCGTTTCTGTTGGAATTGGCGCATTACGAATGGGTGGAAATGGCTTTGTCGATTGCCAAGTACACGCCAACGCTGGGCGACGGCGATTTTCTGGAGAAACTGTTACCGCGCAGCTTAGCCCTGTCGCCCTTGGCATGGCCGCTACTGTACCGCTATCCGGTGCAAGCCATAGGCCCTGAATTTTTGCCGCTAGAGCCGCCAGAGCAGCCCACTTGTTTGATCGTTTATCGGGACGCTCTCGACAATGTACATTTTCTCAAAACCACAGGCCTGACCATCCGTTTGCTGCAAATTTTGCAGGATAAAGGGCCTATGACGGGCGAGCGCTGTTTGCAAACGGTCGCCACGGAATTCCCGCAACTCGATAGCCAAGCTTTAATGACCAGCGGCCCGCCGATACTGCGGGAACTGGCCGAGAAAGGTATTCTTATTCCAGCTGTTGACGGCTGA
- a CDS encoding HvfB family MNIO-type RiPP peptide maturase encodes MDSVRNLVHGAGLGLRRSFLSEIVELPPSNVGFYEVAPENWMTIGGKFGKQFRAMTERFDFVCHGLSLSIGSSDALDEQFVRDLKLFMREHGIKFYSEHLSYCSRGGHLYDLMPMPFTEDAVKHVAARIRRVQDILEQRMAIENISYYAAPGQEMAEIDFFNAVVNEADCDVLIDINNIYVNSVNHGYDAEAFLRAMPAERIAYAHIAGHYVEAEDFLVDTHGAPVIDPVWTLLGKAYELFGVFPTLLERDFNIPSLLELSKEVDTIQTIQQHYAAERQKQVA; translated from the coding sequence ATGGATAGTGTTCGCAATCTCGTTCACGGTGCCGGCTTGGGCTTGAGGCGTTCGTTTTTGAGCGAGATTGTCGAATTGCCGCCCAGCAATGTCGGTTTTTACGAAGTGGCGCCGGAAAACTGGATGACCATAGGCGGCAAGTTCGGCAAGCAGTTTAGGGCAATGACAGAACGCTTCGACTTTGTTTGCCACGGTTTGTCTCTGTCGATAGGCAGCAGCGATGCGCTGGACGAGCAATTCGTGCGTGATCTGAAGCTGTTCATGCGTGAACACGGCATCAAGTTTTACAGTGAACATCTAAGTTATTGCAGCCGCGGCGGACATTTGTACGACTTGATGCCCATGCCGTTTACCGAAGACGCTGTTAAGCATGTCGCTGCGCGGATCCGTAGGGTGCAGGACATTCTGGAACAGCGCATGGCCATCGAAAACATTTCCTATTACGCCGCGCCGGGTCAGGAAATGGCCGAGATCGATTTTTTCAACGCGGTGGTCAATGAAGCCGATTGTGATGTCCTGATCGACATCAACAATATCTACGTTAACAGCGTCAATCACGGCTACGATGCCGAAGCGTTTCTGCGGGCCATGCCTGCCGAACGCATTGCTTACGCGCACATTGCCGGTCATTATGTGGAAGCAGAGGATTTTCTGGTCGATACCCACGGCGCGCCGGTGATTGATCCGGTCTGGACTTTGTTGGGAAAAGCTTACGAACTTTTCGGCGTGTTCCCTACCCTGCTGGAGCGGGATTTCAACATCCCCTCCTTGCTTGAATTAAGCAAAGAAGTAGACACCATCCAAACCATTCAGCAGCATTATGCGGCTGAGCGGCAAAAACAGGTGGCCTGA
- a CDS encoding DedA family protein: MDFHDLQQLVIDYGYLALFIGTYLEGETILVIAGFLAHGGYLELEWVMLTAFLGTFAGDQTFFYLGRWKGIAFLEKRPLWHSKTDKVFDLLHKHQIPVILGFRFLYGVRNVTPFVIGASKIHPLKFFLLNFLGAGIWAIAVAYLGYTFGEFAESIMGQVKKYEMYILGVLVAIGVALFWRSTHKPETPEE; the protein is encoded by the coding sequence ATGGATTTTCATGATTTACAGCAGCTGGTTATCGATTACGGCTATTTAGCCTTGTTTATCGGTACGTATCTGGAAGGCGAAACCATCTTAGTCATCGCCGGTTTTTTGGCACATGGTGGCTATTTGGAATTGGAATGGGTGATGCTGACCGCGTTTCTGGGTACCTTTGCCGGAGATCAGACCTTTTTCTATCTGGGGCGTTGGAAAGGTATCGCTTTTCTGGAGAAACGTCCGCTTTGGCACAGCAAGACCGATAAGGTCTTCGATTTGCTGCACAAGCATCAAATCCCGGTGATATTGGGATTCCGCTTTCTTTATGGCGTGCGCAACGTGACGCCATTTGTGATCGGAGCCAGCAAGATTCATCCCTTGAAGTTTTTCTTGCTAAATTTTCTCGGCGCCGGCATTTGGGCGATAGCAGTCGCGTATCTGGGTTATACCTTCGGCGAATTTGCCGAATCCATCATGGGCCAGGTCAAAAAATACGAAATGTATATTCTGGGTGTGTTGGTGGCTATTGGTGTGGCCTTGTTCTGGCGGTCTACGCACAAACCGGAAACACCGGAAGAGTAA
- the nth gene encoding endonuclease III, whose amino-acid sequence MNNEKRLLIFERLAEATPNPTTELNFVTPFELLVAVVLSAQATDKGVNKATAKLFPVANTPQAILALGEDGLKEYIKTIGLFNSKAANVIKLCQTLLEKHGGEVPREREALEALAGVGRKTANVILNTAFGEPTIAVDTHIFRVSNRIGLAPGKNVLEVERKLDKTVPKQYKKDAHHLLILHGRYFCVARKPRCGACCIADVCEFKEKNLD is encoded by the coding sequence ATGAATAACGAAAAACGCCTATTGATATTCGAACGGTTGGCGGAGGCCACGCCGAATCCAACCACCGAACTGAACTTCGTTACACCATTCGAATTGTTGGTGGCAGTGGTGTTGTCGGCGCAAGCGACCGATAAGGGCGTCAACAAGGCCACCGCCAAGTTGTTTCCGGTGGCCAATACGCCGCAGGCGATCTTGGCCTTGGGTGAAGACGGTTTGAAGGAGTACATCAAAACCATTGGTTTATTCAACAGTAAGGCGGCAAATGTCATAAAACTTTGCCAGACTCTGCTGGAAAAGCATGGCGGAGAAGTGCCGCGTGAGCGGGAGGCACTGGAGGCGCTAGCCGGTGTGGGTCGCAAAACGGCGAATGTGATTTTAAACACCGCATTCGGCGAACCCACCATCGCCGTGGACACGCATATTTTTCGGGTTTCCAACCGAATCGGTCTGGCTCCGGGAAAAAATGTGTTGGAAGTGGAGCGGAAACTGGACAAAACCGTGCCCAAGCAATACAAGAAAGATGCTCATCATTTATTGATTCTGCACGGCCGCTATTTTTGCGTGGCGAGGAAGCCGCGTTGTGGTGCTTGCTGCATCGCTGATGTCTGCGAATTTAAGGAAAAGAATTTAGACTGA
- the smbP gene encoding small metal-binding protein SmbP yields the protein MKTFTAIIVSALLFISTGVFAEEHAAAALEHANQAVAHGKAGHSPILVEHAEAALTHAKKGAEVAKGESKTHLDAGVKSLESAIEHGKMGHADVATKAAEEAVEHIKAGNK from the coding sequence ATGAAAACATTTACAGCAATCATTGTCAGCGCTTTATTGTTCATCAGCACCGGTGTATTTGCCGAAGAGCATGCCGCAGCGGCTCTGGAACACGCCAATCAAGCCGTCGCCCATGGCAAGGCAGGCCATAGTCCAATCTTGGTGGAACATGCCGAAGCAGCACTTACCCATGCCAAAAAAGGCGCCGAAGTCGCCAAGGGCGAGTCTAAAACCCATCTCGATGCCGGTGTAAAATCCTTGGAAAGCGCCATTGAACACGGCAAAATGGGCCATGCCGACGTAGCTACTAAAGCGGCCGAAGAAGCCGTCGAACACATCAAAGCCGGCAACAAGTAA
- a CDS encoding thymidylate synthase, protein MQPYLDLLADIMTNGIDKSDRTGTGTRSVFGRQMRYSLADGFPLLTTKKLHFKSIACELLWFLRGDTNIKYLNDHGVTIWNEWATPEGELGPVYGAQWRNWLGPNGERYDQMLILLDSLKNKPDSRRHIVSGWNVAFLPDETIGPRENAAAGRMALPPCHVLYQFYVANGKLSCMMTQRSADCFLGVPYNQASVALLTHMLAQQSDLEVGELIMSFGDVHIYRNHFEQVELQLSRQPWSAPQLKFRRRPESLFSYEFADFELLDYQAHRHIAGAVSV, encoded by the coding sequence ATGCAACCTTACTTGGATCTCCTCGCCGATATCATGACCAACGGTATCGACAAAAGCGACCGCACCGGTACTGGTACTCGATCAGTGTTTGGCCGACAGATGCGTTACAGCCTGGCTGATGGCTTTCCGTTGCTGACTACCAAAAAGCTACATTTCAAATCCATCGCCTGTGAGTTGTTGTGGTTTTTGCGTGGTGATACCAACATTAAATATTTGAACGATCACGGCGTAACGATCTGGAACGAGTGGGCCACGCCCGAAGGCGAGCTGGGTCCGGTGTACGGCGCTCAATGGCGTAACTGGCTGGGGCCGAACGGTGAGCGTTACGATCAGATGCTGATTTTGCTGGACAGTTTAAAAAATAAACCGGATTCGCGCCGACATATTGTCAGCGGTTGGAATGTGGCATTTTTGCCGGACGAAACTATCGGACCGCGCGAAAACGCAGCTGCGGGGCGTATGGCCTTGCCGCCTTGCCATGTGTTGTATCAATTTTATGTGGCAAACGGTAAGTTGTCCTGCATGATGACGCAGCGCAGTGCCGACTGCTTTTTAGGCGTGCCTTACAATCAGGCGAGCGTGGCGTTGTTGACGCATATGCTGGCGCAGCAATCCGACTTGGAAGTGGGTGAACTGATTATGTCGTTCGGTGACGTGCATATTTATCGCAACCATTTCGAACAAGTTGAATTGCAACTCAGCAGACAACCATGGTCTGCGCCGCAACTGAAATTCAGACGTCGGCCGGAATCGCTGTTTTCCTACGAGTTTGCCGACTTCGAATTGCTGGATTATCAGGCACATCGGCATATTGCCGGTGCTGTTTCAGTTTAG
- a CDS encoding DUF4124 domain-containing protein, whose translation MKNLFFVFALCLSVDSWAGVFKCTDATGHTNYQSSPCTVEHKAVQMNTKTGGSIDLNAVERQQAAEAELKKQQSAQEQAEQQAKLDAIAKAKQEIKSQSELTQTLIKQNPMQFSAFAIPPYDPDKLPAQVKPFESRLADVEKFRRLAAQKALASGECQRIEADELTAKSKLDQLNFLINCSSGKTFILNEAELTPP comes from the coding sequence ATGAAAAATCTCTTCTTCGTTTTTGCCCTGTGCCTGTCAGTCGACAGCTGGGCCGGGGTTTTTAAATGTACCGACGCAACCGGTCACACCAATTACCAATCATCTCCCTGTACCGTGGAGCACAAAGCCGTGCAGATGAATACCAAAACCGGTGGCAGCATCGACTTAAATGCCGTGGAAAGACAGCAAGCCGCGGAAGCCGAATTGAAAAAGCAGCAATCTGCCCAGGAACAAGCGGAGCAACAGGCCAAACTTGACGCTATTGCCAAAGCCAAACAAGAAATCAAATCACAAAGCGAGTTGACGCAAACTCTGATCAAACAGAACCCCATGCAATTTTCCGCCTTCGCGATTCCGCCTTACGACCCGGACAAACTGCCCGCACAAGTCAAACCCTTCGAAAGCCGTCTGGCGGATGTGGAAAAATTTCGCCGGTTAGCAGCGCAAAAAGCCTTGGCCAGCGGCGAATGCCAGCGCATAGAGGCCGATGAGTTGACGGCTAAAAGCAAACTGGATCAGCTGAATTTTTTGATCAACTGCAGCAGCGGCAAGACTTTTATACTTAACGAGGCTGAACTCACCCCACCATGA
- a CDS encoding SDR family oxidoreductase, translating into MIVSKTLFVTGCSSGIGYHTSVFLKQRGHRVICSARNLEDVERLRSEGFECLLLDLADSQSIQQAVTELIVLTGGKIDALFNNGAFGQPGAVEDLSRDVLRHQFETNLFGTHELTNLLLPLMRKQGHGRVIYNSSVLGFVAMKFRGAYNASKFALEGLADTLRLELRGTGIHIVLIEPGPIASRFRQNAFALYQKHIDAEHSFHKDTYKAMEARLQKPGPAAPFTLPPTAVAEKVAHALESNRPKIRYRVTVPTHLFAWLKRLLPSAWLDNLLVSVE; encoded by the coding sequence ATGATTGTCAGTAAAACCCTATTCGTCACCGGCTGCTCTTCCGGCATCGGCTACCACACCTCCGTCTTTTTAAAACAACGCGGCCATCGGGTCATTTGTTCGGCGCGCAACCTCGAAGATGTCGAACGTTTGCGCAGCGAAGGTTTTGAATGTCTGCTGTTGGATCTGGCTGATTCGCAGAGCATCCAGCAGGCAGTCACTGAATTAATTGTACTAACCGGCGGCAAAATCGATGCGCTATTTAATAATGGCGCCTTCGGCCAGCCCGGCGCAGTGGAAGATTTGAGCAGGGATGTGTTGCGCCATCAATTCGAAACCAATCTGTTTGGTACGCATGAGCTAACCAATCTGCTATTACCGTTGATGCGCAAACAAGGACATGGCCGGGTGATTTATAACAGCTCGGTACTGGGTTTCGTGGCCATGAAGTTTCGCGGCGCATATAACGCCAGCAAATTCGCATTGGAAGGTTTGGCCGATACTTTACGACTGGAATTGCGTGGCACCGGCATTCATATCGTTTTGATCGAACCGGGACCAATAGCAAGCCGTTTCCGGCAAAATGCTTTTGCTTTGTATCAAAAACACATCGATGCCGAACATAGCTTTCATAAAGATACCTATAAAGCCATGGAAGCCCGACTACAAAAACCCGGTCCGGCTGCACCGTTTACTTTACCCCCCACCGCAGTCGCTGAAAAAGTGGCGCATGCTTTGGAGTCGAATCGGCCAAAAATTCGCTACCGGGTGACAGTGCCCACGCATTTGTTTGCCTGGCTGAAACGGCTGCTGCCCAGCGCATGGCTGGACAACCTGCTAGTCAGCGTCGAATAA
- a CDS encoding Rsd/AlgQ family anti-sigma factor, producing MNSIATDTSANNLHLVAALQEERSAVWTLYCQIAEMKPFSSENAIRPMLSEFSQLLIDYISFGHFSIYEHLIAEKQHQNSTLSYAEQMYPAFSNTTESAITFSDTYDDGKRKFNTENLAQDLSVLGERLAERMELEDRLCSMLLH from the coding sequence ATGAATTCTATAGCTACCGACACCAGCGCAAACAATCTGCATCTGGTTGCAGCATTGCAGGAAGAGCGCTCCGCAGTCTGGACCTTATATTGCCAAATCGCCGAAATGAAACCATTCTCCAGCGAGAACGCGATTAGGCCTATGCTATCGGAGTTTTCACAACTGCTAATAGATTACATCTCATTCGGCCACTTCAGCATTTACGAACATCTAATTGCCGAAAAACAACATCAAAATTCAACGCTGTCTTACGCTGAACAGATGTATCCGGCTTTTTCCAACACTACCGAATCAGCCATTACTTTCAGCGACACTTACGACGACGGCAAGCGTAAATTTAATACCGAGAATCTGGCCCAGGATTTATCCGTGCTCGGCGAAAGACTTGCAGAGCGCATGGAGTTAGAAGACCGGCTATGTTCCATGCTGCTACATTGA